One Oenanthe melanoleuca isolate GR-GAL-2019-014 chromosome 3, OMel1.0, whole genome shotgun sequence DNA segment encodes these proteins:
- the ZNF292 gene encoding zinc finger protein 292: MADEEAERESGGPGGDLLELRRLRERLLELETGLRESREPAVQAATEYCKQLCQTLLEYAEKWKTSEDPLPLLEVYTVAIRSYVKARPYLTSECENVAFVLERLALSCIELLLCLPLDLPENKWKEFQAFVQVAHKNLMENGSQELHILTALTQEEGVWKNPVLCGILSQEQLEPDKVNEFLVSEGPVLLDMRIKHLMKTKQLTQATALAKLCSDHPEISAKGNFKQTYLVCLCSGSPNERLMEEIAEVDCKDALEMICNLESDGDEKSALILCAAFLSRQLQQGEMYCAWELTLFWSKLQQRVEPSIQVYLERCRQLSVLTKTVYHIFFLIKVINSEIDGAGLATCIELCVKALRLESSENADVKISICKTISCLLPDDLEVKRACQLSEFLLEPTVDAYYAVEMLYNQPDQKYDEENLPIPNSLRCELLLVLKTQWPFDPEFWDWKTLKRQCLALMGEEASIVSSIDELNDSEVYEKAEDGQEDSKETSLNGLTGIDEANSLLRGIRDEKQKKREIKKLRERGFISARFRNWQAYMQYCVLCDKEFLGHRIVRHAQKHYKDGIYSCPICAQNFNSKENFVPHVTLHVKKSSKERLAAMKPLRRLGRPPKIATTNENQKTNSVSKQEQRPIKKNSLYSTDFIVFNDNDGSDDENDEKDKPYIPEIVPVQKPPPVNEFTCPVTLCKKGFKYFKNLIAHAKGHKDNEEAKRFLEMQSKKVICQYCRRHFVSVTHLNDHLQMHCGSKPYICIQMKCKAGFNSYAELLTHRREHQVFRAKCMFPKCGRVFSEAYLLYDHEAQHYNTYTCRVTGCGKVYRSQNELEKHIEDHNKQSEKEEQPENQTNQPDPSQPSKASESTDGVAVKEELTSPPAESRSSFIEGENVWNQIKAEPVGNESVNASVSVLQQSNSLPNAGSEQSPVGSIKTEETVPAGSIKLSINQKIRDNFVKRGKLAATASKVDTTKPGVQQLCPSVDSCLPVFQERKEEGCVSQTQNIQTVSVTSDTLKPEALESKSLERQVSIVNPFSMQNQTGYRNSVPISKLEIEDSIKAAANLYNLPLKTLESITFIPSQPNISSSLVPAVSPAAPIQKFNCQVEGCTRTYNSSQSIGKHMKAAHPDEYAAFKMQRKNKKPRKSSNLQNVPNDGKIVYLMPSQVGNPNGAAFTAQNKSNLNPTCSSQVQHVSSTLFPTHLENLVNPMLPIVESVINPNLSTRIKSEPESVLCSQMENLSAATLPSQLDDLAKTVMPLNIDGGSDPFLPLPAENGPMSLFPSSAENPPNSVFSQLENNTNNFSLQLEGNTSSTFPKEESVDQIFPSQLNNENNFSETSSQHAASEKVKKDRGRGSNGKERKPKHNKRAKWPAIIRDGKFICSRCFRVFTNPRSLGGHLSKRSYCKPLEGSEISSEVLQANGQSLLASMILSSNSLNLQQPQESAFNPETCFKDPSFLQLLAAENRSALQTMFPRANVTNFNTSGNEEGNQIIKQALETAGIPSSFDNTEVVPRMVTTSCVSGTTQINAAVLPSSATPTLLQTVCNPSPLLTDQNRTLNAKIPPLNECKSLPVFATENLMLKTIENGLCAGSHSNTVAAVENFAGNSSRVSVISSPKNSGSSNLNKKGTSSSKRKRKTPTPLLVPSTSQKLAVNNATVMGLLTKSTEGNMQIQGEGFQSNLLANCGSQAVVENLAQKLSNADNQLFMASIKENFKTNLEAHTVLPPLTVKTENGDSQMMAANSCVQANSEEQISQDSVMQNFEKTLEIIKTAMNSQMLEVKTEIQDTVAASGQNLQVNNAQTASESSAHSVKLPTSTQFAVHTGNVTAAKSTSAQSEISQKDDTQMSEILEGLQKLKLEDDSPIPISEIVSQCPPANKVAPAVPVISIENKPLIQLSPEASNIQFSDRVNKPFVCQNPGCNYSAMTKDALFKHYGKIHQYTAEMILEIKKHQLKYAPFKCVVATCPKTFTRNSNLRAHCQLVHHFTTEEMVKLKIKRPYGRRSQNETVNTAPQPVEIKTVQTVVIENKTVAPLVKETQIKEAVEPVKVLEKLLPENSIPERLEKPPQVVSVPVEQHNPTSFDSTQEQAKVRKVRKHRKEKEERNGRKPVTKSLEFPPRYSPYRPYRCVHQGCFAAFTIQQNLILHYQAVHKSDLPAFAAEVEEENEQGKEEHEEVETKPAVREFRCEVSDCSRIFQEVTSLIQHYMKLHDMTPEQIGNMKSAPEVGRFFCDQSQCKSSFTAYINYVVHLETDHSVEIKPNKVEDDGMFKCDCEGCDRIYATRSNLLRHIFNKHNDRHKDHLIRPRRLTPGQENISSKANQEKPLKSKQRGLKNRSGKEGNRLSVKTKRKKNMNLENKNSKGIQVQENKAYSLKRGKYVYFIKARNDALSECTSRFITQYPCMIKGCSSVVTSESNIIRHYKCHKLSKAFTSQHRNLLIVSKKHPVSQVKEASCEQEETDKVTDVKEPEPSLIASNNDSSTTTLPQKENEKGEKDEVDELTELFITKLINEDCSAAENQAKISSSVNSDLQETSSCPSEKQKSNNLKRANKEKNVSQSKRKRAEKTEEALPGGVSSLHKEEETAVAIQTAEEQPAAFDWSSFKPMGFEVSFLKFLEESAVKQKKNSEREYHSGGTKKGSHSNSRKVSEKAPAASDNVTWSCSETETLVPFANPSRLPCGDNVKIVLDKTLKDCTEHVLKQLQEMKPVVSLRRLEGPWEDNPEVIAAKVIVLGTEEGESKY, translated from the exons ACTTTGTTGGAATATGCAGAAAAGTGGAAGACATCAGAAGATCCTCTGCCTCTGTTGGAAGTGTACACGGTGGCTATCCGAAGTTATGTTAAAGCACGACCTTACCTTACCTCGGAGTGTGAAAACGTAGCCTTTGTGCTTGAACGTTTAGCACT AAGCTGTATTGAACTTCTGCTGTGTCTGCCTCTGGACCTacctgaaaataaatggaaagaattTCAGGCTTTTGTACAG GTGGCTCATAAAAACTTGATGGAAAATGGCAGCCAGGAACTGCACATTTTAACAGCACTTACACAAGAGGAGGGAGTGTGGAAGAACCCAGTATTGTGTGGTATTCTGTCCCAGGAACAGTTGGAACCAGATAAAG tgaatgaATTTTTAGTGTCAGAAGGCCCTGTCCTGCTGGATATGCGTATTAAGCAcctaatgaaaacaaagcaattaACGCAAGCTACTGCCCTGgcaaagctctgctctgaccaTCCAGAAATCAGTGCAAAAGGCAATTTCAAACAAACCTACCTGGTCTGTCTTTGTTCAGGATCACCAAATGAAAGGCTAATGGAAGAA aTTGCAGAAGTAGATTGCAAAGATGCTCTAGAAATGATCTGTAACCTTGAATCTGATGGAGATGAAAAAAGTGCTCTAATTCTATGTGCAGCATTTCTATCTCGCCAGCTGCAGCAAGGGGAGATGTACTGTGCCTG GGAACTGACTCTTTTCTGGAGTAAACTGCAGCAAAGGGTAGAGCCTTCTATTCAAGTGTATCTAGAGAGATGTCGTCAACTTTCTGTGTTAACTAAGACTGTTTATcacattttcttcctgattAAAGTAATTAATTCAGAG ATCGATGGTGCTGGACTTGCAACCTGCATTGAGCTGTGTGTGAAAGCGTTGCGCTTGGAATCCAGTGAAAATGCAGATGTCAAGATATCTATTTGCAAGACTATCTCCTGCTTACTTCCAGATGATTTGGAGGTTAAACGTGCTTGTCAGCTGAGTGAATTTCTTCTGGAACCCACTGTGGATGCATATTATGCTGTTGAAATGCTATATAATCAGCCTGACCAGAAGTATGATGAAGAGAATCTTCCAATACCAAATTCTTTGCGCTGTGAGCTCTTACTTGTGCTGAAAACTCAGTGGCCTTTTGATCCAGAGTTCTGGGACTGGAAAACTCTAAAACGTCAGTGTCTGGCACTTATGGGAGAGGAGGCATCCATCGTGTCATCCATAGATGAACTGAACGATAGTGAAGTTTATGAGAAGGCTGAGGATGGCCAAGAAGATAGTAAAGAAACTTCTCTGAATGGGCTTACTGGCATTGATGAGGCTAACAGCCTTCTTAGGGGTATCagagatgaaaagcagaaaaagagagaaatcaaaAAACTCAGAGAGAGGGGGTTTATATCAGCTAGATTTAGGAACTGGCAAGCTTACATGCAGTATTGTGTGTTATGTGACAAGGAATTCCTAGGTCACAGAATAGTTAGACATGCACAGAAACATTATAAAGATGGAATTTACAGTTGCCCTATTTGTGCCcaaaattttaattctaaagAAAACTTTGTACCTCATGTAACTTTACATGTGAAAAAATCTAGCAAAGAGAGATTGGCTGCTATGAAACCACTGAGGCGACTGGGAAGACCACCTAAAATAGCAACTACCAATGAGAATCAGAAAACTAATTCTGTATCCAAACAGGAGCAGCGACCCATTAAGAAGAACAGCCTCTATTCAACAGACTTCATTGTGTTTAATGATAATGATGGCTCAGATgatgaaaatgatgaaaaagaTAAACCTTACATACCAGAGATAGTGCCAGTTCAAAAACCACCCCCTGTTAATGAGTTCACCTGCCCTGTAACACTTTGTAAAAAaggctttaaatattttaaaaatctaattgcACATGCAAAGGGCCATAAAGATAATGAAGAAGCTAAACGTTTTCTTGAAATGCAGAGCAAAAAAGTGATTTGCCAGTACTGTAGGCGACATTTTGTAAGTGTTACTCACCTGAATGATCATTTACAAATGCACTGTGGTAGCAAGCCTTATATCTGCATACAGATGAAATGTAAGGCTGGCTTTAATAGTTATGCTGAGCTGTTGACCCATAGGAGAGAGCATCAAGTCTTCAGAGCCAAGTGTATGTTTCCCAAATGTGGCAGAGTGTTTTCTGAAGCCTATTTACTCTATGATCACGAGGCACAGCACTATAATACCTACACCTGCAGAGTCACAGGCTGTGGGAAGGTGTACCGCTCTCAGAACGAGCTGGAGAAGCACATTGAGGATCACAACAAGCAGTCTGAAAAAGAAGAGCAACCTGAAAACCAAACTAATCAGCCTGATCCTAGTCAGCCTTCTAAAGCTAGTGAAAGTACGGATGGAGTTGCTGTTAAAGAGGAATTGACATCTCCTCCAGCTGAAAGCCGAAGCAGTTTCATTGAAGGAGAAAACGTCTGGAACCAAATCAAAGCAGAACCAGTAGGGAATGAAAGTGTAAATGCATCAGTGAGTGTACTGCAGCAAAGCAATTCCTTGCCTAATGCTGGTTCAGAGCAGTCTCCTGTGGGTTCaataaagacagaagaaacagTTCCAGCAGGCAGCATTAAGCTGTCTATTAACCAGAAGATCCGAGATAATTTTGTAAAAAGAGGTAAATTGGCTGCTACAGCTAGTAAAGTTGATACTACTAAACCTGGAGTCCAGCAGTTGTGCCCATCAGTTGACTCTTGTCTTCCAGTTTTCcaagagagaaaggaggaaggcTGTGTCAGTCAGACTCAAAATATTCAAACTGTTTCTGTGACCTCAGACACATTAAAACCAGAAGCCCTTGAATCAAAAAGCTTAGAAAGACAAGTGAGCATCGTAAATCCATTCAGCATGCAGAATCAGACTGGGTATCGAAACAGTGTACCCATTTCCAAACTTGAAATTGAAGACAGTATTAAAGCTGCAGCTAATCTGTATAACCTGCCTTTAAAAACTTTAGAAAGTATTACATTTATTCCATCACAGCCTAACATAAGTAGCTCTTTAGTTCCAGCTGTGTCACCAGCAGCCCCAATTCAGAAATTTAATTGTCAGGTTGAGGGGTGTACTCGAACATACAATTCATCACAGAGCATTGGCAAACATATGAAGGCAGCACACCCTGATGAAtatgctgcttttaaaatgcagcgTAAAAATAAGAAACCGCGAAAATCCAGCAATCTGCAAAATGTGCCGAATGATGGGAAGATTGTATATCTTATGCCATCACAAGTGGGCAATCCCAATGGTGCTGCTTTTACTGCACAGAACAAATCAAATTTGAATCCCACCTGTTCCAGTCAAGTGCAGCATGTCTCAAGTACTCTTTTCCCAACCCACTTAGAAAATCTGGTGAATCCTATGTTGCCTATTGTGGAAAGTGTCATAAATCCAAATTTGTCTACTCGTATTAAAAGTGAGCCTGAGAGTGTTTTGTGTTCACAAATGGAAAATTTGTCTGCTGCAACCTTACCTTCCCAGTTGGATGATCTGGCAAAAACAGTTATGCCTCTGAATATTGATGGTGGTTCAgatccttttcttcctttgcctgCAGAAAATGGTCCAATGTCTCTCTTTCCTTCGTCAGCAGAGAATCCTCCAAATTCAGTCTTCTCACAACTGGAAAATAACACCAATAACTTTTCTTTGCAACTAGAAGGAAACACTAGTTCTACCTTCCCAAAAGAGGAAAGTGTTGATCAGATATTTCCCTCACAATTGAATAATGAAAATAACTTCAGTGAAACTAGTTCTCAACATGCAGCTtcagaaaaggtgaaaaaagatCGTGGCAGGGGCTcaaatgggaaagaaaggaagccAAAACACAACAAGAGGGCAAAGTGGCCAGCAATAATTAGAGATGGCAAATTTATCTGTAGCAGGTGCTTCAGAGTGTTTACTAATCCTAGATCACTTGGTGGTCACTTATCTAAGAGGTCTTACTGTAAGCCTCTTGAAGGATCAGAAATTTCTTCAGAAGTTCTGCAGGCTAATGGACAATCTTTGCTTGCCAGTATGATTCTTTCTTCAAATTCATTAAACTTGCAGCAACCTCAGGAGTCTGCCTTCAATCCAGAGACATGTTTTAAAGATCCATCATTCCTCCAGTTACTTGCAGCAGAAAATCGTTCCGCGCTGCAGACTATGTTTCCACGGGCCAATGTGACTAACTTTAATACCAGTGGGAATGAGGAAGGTAATCAAATTATAAAACAAGCCTTGGAAACTGCAGGCATCCCAAGTAGCTTTGATAACACAGAAGTAGTTCCACGTATGGTTACAACCAGTTGTGTCTCTGGTACAACTCAGATAAATGCAGCTGttctgcccagctcagccacgCCCACTCTGCTGCAGACAGTCTGTAACCCCAGCCCCCTATTGACAGACCAAAACAGGACCCTCAATGCCAAAATTCCTCCACTAAACGAATGCAAGAGTTTGCCTGTTTTTGCAACAGAGAACTTAATGCTAAAGACTATTGAAAATGGCTTGTGTGCTGGCTCACATTCTAACACTGTTGCAGCAGTGGAAAACTTTGCAGGGAACAGTTCACGAGTTTCAGTTATAAGTAGTCCCAAGAATTCGGGATCAAGCAACTTGAATAAGAAGGGAACCAGCTCTtcaaagaggaagagaaaaacacctACACCCCTTCTTGTGCCCAGTACATCACAGAAATTAGCAGTAAACAATGCAACAGTAATGGGACTTTTAACCAAAAGCACTGAAGGAAACATGCAAATACAGGGAGAAGGTTTTCAGTCCAACTTGCTGGCTAATTGTGGCTCTCAAGCAGTGGTGGAAAACCTTGCACAGAAACTCAGTAATGCTGACAATCAGTTATTCATGGCCAGTATCAAAGagaatttcaaaacaaatcTTGAGGCTCATACAGTTCTGCCCCCTTTAAcagtaaaaactgaaaatgggGATTCCCAAATGATGGCTGCAAATTCTTGTGTGCAAGCAAATTCGGAAGAACAGATTTCACAGGACAGTGTTATGCAGAACTTCGAAAAAACCctggaaataattaaaactgCTATGAATTCACAGATGCTTGAGgtgaaaactgaaattcaggATACTGTTGCTGCTTCAGGACAGAACTTGCAAGTAAATAATGCCCAGACTGCTTCAGAAAGTTCTGCACACAGTGTAAAACTACCCACTTCTACACAGTttgctgtgcacacagggaaTGTTACTGCTGCAAAGAGTACCTCTGCTCAGTCTGAGATATCTCAAAAGGATGATACTCAAATGTCAGAAATTTTGGAAGGCTTGCAGAAACTGAAGCTAGAAGATGAttctcccattcccatctctgAGATTGTTTCTCAGTGTCCTCCAGCAAATAAGGTAGCACCAGCAGTTCCTGTTATATCAATTGAAAATAAACCCCTCATCCAGCTATCTCCAGAGGCAAGTAACATTCAATTTAGTGATAGAGTTAATAAACCTTTCGTATGTCAGAATCCTGGCTGCAATTACAGTGCTATGACAAAAGATGCATTATTTAAACACTATGGCAAGATCCATCAGTACACTGCAGAAATGATactagaaataaagaaacatcAACTGAAGTATGCCCCATTCAAATGTGTTGTAGCTACTTGTCCAAAAACATTCACAAGAAACTCTAATCTCCGAGCGCACTGTCAGCTTGTACATCATTTTACAACAGAAGAGATGGTaaagttaaaaattaagagGCCTTATGGCAGAAGATCTCAAAATGAAACTGTAAACACAGCCCCACAACCTGTTGAAATAAAAACTGTGCAGACAGTAGtaatagaaaacaaaactgtagCTCCGTTGGTCAAAGAAACTCAGATAAAGGAAGCTGTAGAGCCTGTAAAAGTATTGGAAAAACTTCTACCAGAAAATAGTATTCCTGAAAGACTGGAAAAACCTCCCCAGGTGGTTTCTGTTCCAGTGGAGCAGCACAATCCAACATCTTTTGATAGTACACAGGAACAAGCCAAAGTACGCAAGGTTAGGAAGcacaggaaggagaaggaggagaggaatGGTAGGAAGCCTGTAACAAAATCTCTGGAGTTTCCCCCTAGATACAGCCCTTACAGACCATACCGGTGTGTCCATCAGGGCTGCTTTGCAGCCTTCACAATACAACAAAACCTAATTCTTCATTACCAAGCTGTGCACAAATCAGACCtccctgcttttgctgctgaagTGGAGGAGGAGAATGAGCAAGGCAAAGAGGAACACGAGGAGGTGGAAACCAAACCTGCTGTCAGGGAGTTCAGGTGTGAGGTGAGTGACTGTTCTCGCATCTTCCAGGAAGTTACCAGCTTGATACAGCATTATATGAAGCTTCATGACATGACCCCAGAGCAAATTGGAAACATGAAATCTGCCCCAGAGGTGGGAAGGTTTTTTTGTGACCAGTCTCAGTGCAAGTCTTCGTTTACAGCATATATTAACTATGTTGTGCATCTTGAGACGGATCACAGTGTTGAGATAAAGCCAAACAAAGTAGAAGATGATGGTATGTTCAAGTGTGACTGTGAAGGCTGTGACCGTATTTATGCTACTAGGTCTAACCTCTTGAGGCATATTTTTAACAAACATAATGATAGGCATAAAGATCATCTAATAAGACCCAGGAGACTGACACCAGGCCAGGAAAACATTTCAAGCAAAGCAAATCAGGAGAAACCGTTGAAGTCTAAACAGAGAGGACTCAAAAACAGATCAGGAAAAGAAGGTAACAGGCTGTCAGTGAAAACTAAAcgaaagaaaaatatgaacttggaaaacaaaaactcaaaagGAATACAGGTTCAGGAAAATAAGGCTTATTCACTGAAACGCGGCAAGTACGTGTATTTTATAAAGGCCAGAAATGATGCCTTATCAGAATGTACAAGCAGGTTCATAACTCAGTATCCATGTATGATAAAGGGATGTTCATCTGTAGTCACAAGTGAAAGTAACATAATAAGGCATTATAAATGTCACAAACTGTCCAAAGCTTTTACTTCCCAACACAGGAATCTTCTTATTGTATCTAAAAAACACCCTGTTTCCCAAGTAAAGGAAGCCTCTTGTGAGCAGGAGGAAACTGATAAAGTAACTGATGTGAAAGAGCCTGAACCAAGTTTGATAGCGAGCAATAATGACTCAAGCACAACTACCTTaccacaaaaggaaaatgaaaaaggtgAGAAGGATGAAGTGGATGAACTGACAGAACTATTCATTACTAAACTAATTAATGAGGATTGttcagctgctgaaaatcaAGCAAAAATCTCTTCAAGTGTAAATAGTGACTTGCAGGAgaccagctcctgcccctcagagaagcaaaaatcaaacaacctgaaaagagcaaataaagaaaaaaatgtatctcAAAGTAAGAGAAAGAGAGCTGAGAAAACAGAGGAAGCACTGCCCGGTGGCGTGAGTAGCCTGCACAAGGAGGAGGAGACTGCTGTCGCCATTCAAACTGCCGAAGAGCAACCTGCGGCTTTTGACTGGAGCTCGTTCAAGCCAATGGGTTTTGAAGTGTCATTCCTCAAGTTCCTTGAAGAATCTGCtgtgaaacaaaagaaaaactctgAAAGAGAATATCACAGCGGCGGAACCAAAAAAGGGTCCCATTCAAACTCGCGGAAAGTCAGTGAGAAGGCCCCCGCAGCAAGTGACAACGTCACTTGGTCCTGTTCTGAAACTGAAACCCTTGTACCGTTTGCCAACCCATCACGGCTTCCATGTGGTGATAATGTAAAGATAGTGTTAGACAAGACTCTTAAAGACTGCACTGAGCATGTGttgaagcagctgcaggaaatgaAACCTGTTGTCAGTTTGAGACGGCTCGAAGGACCTTGGGAGGATAATCCAGAGGTTATAGCTGCAAAAGTAATTGTTTTGGGTACTGAGGAAGGGgaatcaaaatattga
- the GJB7 gene encoding LOW QUALITY PROTEIN: gap junction beta-7 protein (The sequence of the model RefSeq protein was modified relative to this genomic sequence to represent the inferred CDS: inserted 1 base in 1 codon), translating to MSWAFLRDLLSGVNKYSTGIGRIWVAVVFMFRLLVYVAAAENIWKHEHDEFECNIKQPGCENVCFDHFFPVSHIRLWALQLIMVSTPSLLVVFHVAYRENREKHHNQKLYKNPGKIDGGLLCTYLISLILKTGFEIVFLALFYKLYNGFKIPRLVKCDIKPCPNIVDCYISKPTEKMIFLYFLVGTSCLCIILNLSELSYLIFKYSVKCYLKRQXKKQQGSKSDCYKSELIRYNRAAAAGRLHNISSSLPLNMQDEHEKHSLLT from the exons atgagcTGGGCGTTCCTACGTGATCTGCTGAGTGGAGTGAATAAATACTCAACAGGAATTGGAAGAATTTGGGTAGCTGTTGTGTTCATGTTCCGCTTACTGGTTTatgttgctgctgcagaaaacatCTGGAAACATGAACATGATGAATTTGAGTGCAATATCAAGCAGCCTGGTTGTGAAAATGTCTGCTTTGaccattttttccctgtctctcACATCAGACTTTGGGCTTTGCAATTAATCATGGTCTCCACCCCTTCACTCTTGGTTGTCTTTCATGTTGCTTAcagagagaacagagagaaacaCCACAACCAGAAACTTTACAAAAATCCGGGAAAGATAGATGGGGGATTGCTGTGCACTTACCTAATCAGCCTCATTTTAAAGACAGGAtttgaaatagtttttcttgctctgttttaTAAATTGTACAATGGATTCAAAATACCACGTCTTGTGAAATGTGACATAAAACCATGTCCCAATATTGTAGACTGTTACATTTCCAAACCCACAGAGAAGatgattttcctctattttctgGTGGGAACTTCATGCCTGTGCATCATATTAAATCTAAGTGAACTGAGTTATCTGATTTTCAAATACTCCGTAAAATGTTATCTgaagagac aaaagaaacagcaaggCTCAAAAAGCGATTGCTACAAATCAGAACTCATCAGGTacaacagagcagcagctgcaggaaggctCCACAACATCTCATCATCTTTGCCCCTGAATATGCAAGATGAACATGAAAAACATTCCCTGCTGACTTGA